A window of the Miscanthus floridulus cultivar M001 chromosome 14, ASM1932011v1, whole genome shotgun sequence genome harbors these coding sequences:
- the LOC136505522 gene encoding protein LITTLE ZIPPER 3-like, whose translation MERAENERLRRMAQGKCLENLLIMQENEGMRRKAQQLDQENKALLAELKQRQQQQHQGAAGPSGSVSGSGSAAAANLKAKAAGGKQQQPK comes from the coding sequence ATGGAGCGCGCGGAGAACGAGCGGCTGCGGAGGATGGCGCAGGGGAAGTGCCTGGAGAACCTGCTCATCATGCAGGAGAACGAGGGGATGCGGAGGAAGGCGCAGCAGCTGGACCAGGAGAACAAGGCCCTCCTCGCCGAGCTCaagcagcgccagcagcagcagcaccagggtGCCGCCGGCCCTTCCGGCTCCGTCTCCGGTTCTGgttctgccgccgccgccaacctCAAGGCAAAGGCGGCCGGCggcaagcagcagcagcccaaGTGA